From one Bradyrhizobium sp. Ash2021 genomic stretch:
- a CDS encoding enoyl-CoA hydratase family protein encodes MSKPANPVTLPLADYTPKHFLLAVVDSVATVTLNRPERKNPLTFDSYRELTDFFRACAMDDQVKTIVVSGAGGNFSSGGDVFEIIGPLVQMDTKGLTAFTRMTGDLVKAMRACPQPIIAAVDGICAGAGAIIAMASDMRLAAVGAKVAFLFNKVGLSGCDMGACAILPRIIGQSRASELLYTGRFMTAEEGERWGFFSRIVAPDHVLAQAQLLARQVSEGPTFANTMTKRMLAMEWAMSVEEAIEAEAVAQALCMTTEDFARAFEAFSRKLTPAFQGN; translated from the coding sequence ATGAGCAAGCCGGCCAATCCCGTGACGCTGCCGCTGGCGGACTATACGCCAAAGCACTTCCTGCTGGCGGTGGTCGACAGCGTCGCCACCGTGACGCTGAACCGTCCCGAGCGAAAAAATCCGCTGACCTTCGACAGCTACCGCGAGCTGACGGATTTCTTCCGCGCCTGCGCGATGGACGACCAGGTCAAGACCATCGTCGTGTCAGGGGCCGGCGGAAACTTCTCCTCGGGCGGCGACGTGTTCGAGATCATCGGGCCGTTGGTGCAGATGGACACCAAGGGCCTCACCGCCTTCACCCGCATGACCGGCGATCTGGTCAAGGCGATGCGGGCCTGCCCGCAGCCGATTATCGCGGCCGTCGATGGCATCTGCGCCGGCGCCGGCGCGATCATCGCGATGGCCTCGGATATGCGGCTGGCCGCGGTCGGCGCCAAGGTCGCGTTCCTGTTCAACAAGGTCGGCCTTTCCGGCTGCGATATGGGCGCGTGCGCGATCCTGCCGCGCATCATCGGACAGTCGCGCGCCTCGGAACTGCTGTACACCGGCCGCTTCATGACCGCGGAGGAGGGCGAGCGCTGGGGCTTCTTCAGCCGCATCGTCGCCCCCGATCACGTGCTGGCGCAGGCCCAATTGCTGGCCAGGCAGGTATCCGAAGGCCCGACCTTCGCCAACACCATGACCAAGCGGATGCTGGCGATGGAATGGGCGATGTCGGTCGAAGAGGCGATCGAGGCCGAAGCCGTGGCGCAAGCCCTGTGCATGACCACCGAGGATTTCGCCCGGGCGTTCGAGGCATTTTCGCGCAAGCTGACGCCGGCGTTCCAGGGCAATTGA
- a CDS encoding SDR family oxidoreductase, producing the protein MSGLPRFSHALVTGGGRGIGRAIASALVQAGATVTVLGRNRETLDNAVALGAAHFAAVADVADQASVGAAIAQAAVRQPIDILIANAGAAESAPFGKSDAALFARMMDINFMGVVHAAQAVLPGMVERRRGRIVAVASTAGLKGYAYVSAYAAAKHAVIGLVRSLALETAKSGVTVNAVCPGFTETDLLEGSIDNIMRKTGRSREQATAELAKHNPQGRLVAPSEVADAVLWLCGEGAGSVTGQAIAVAGGEI; encoded by the coding sequence ATGTCCGGACTGCCGCGTTTCTCGCATGCGCTCGTCACGGGCGGTGGACGGGGCATCGGCCGCGCGATCGCATCGGCGCTGGTGCAGGCGGGCGCGACCGTCACCGTGCTTGGCCGCAACCGCGAAACGCTGGATAACGCCGTAGCCCTGGGCGCCGCGCATTTCGCCGCCGTCGCCGATGTCGCGGATCAGGCCTCCGTCGGCGCGGCGATCGCGCAAGCCGCCGTGCGGCAGCCCATCGACATCCTGATCGCCAACGCGGGCGCGGCCGAATCCGCACCGTTCGGCAAATCCGATGCGGCGCTGTTTGCCCGCATGATGGATATCAATTTCATGGGCGTGGTGCATGCCGCGCAGGCGGTATTGCCTGGCATGGTCGAGCGCCGCCGCGGACGCATTGTCGCGGTCGCCTCCACCGCCGGCCTCAAGGGCTATGCCTATGTCAGCGCCTACGCTGCGGCCAAACATGCGGTGATCGGCCTGGTGCGCTCGCTGGCGCTGGAGACGGCCAAAAGCGGCGTCACCGTCAACGCGGTCTGTCCGGGCTTTACCGAAACCGATCTGCTCGAAGGCAGCATCGACAACATCATGCGCAAGACCGGCCGCAGCCGTGAGCAGGCCACGGCGGAACTGGCAAAGCACAATCCGCAGGGCCGCCTGGTGGCGCCGTCGGAAGTCGCCGACGCCGTGCTCTGGCTGTGCGGCGAGGGCGCAGGCTCAGTGACCGGCCAGGCCATCGCCGTCGCCGGCGGAGAAATATGA
- a CDS encoding cupin domain-containing protein, with protein sequence MAALEKGITRNGTGYSGKTWNILGQVYFPKAVTDSTFAFETNSDPGQFVPVHIHPTQDEFILVQDGMLDLKLDGVWVQAKAGDLVRLPRGIPHGYFNKSDKPARALFWVSPTQKLEALFNQLHNLTDVGEIVRISAEHEVNFLPPEANE encoded by the coding sequence ATGGCAGCGCTCGAAAAAGGCATTACGCGGAACGGAACGGGCTATTCCGGCAAGACCTGGAACATCCTTGGCCAGGTCTATTTCCCGAAGGCGGTGACGGATTCGACCTTCGCGTTCGAGACCAACAGCGATCCCGGCCAGTTCGTGCCCGTGCACATTCACCCGACCCAGGACGAATTCATCCTGGTGCAGGACGGCATGCTCGATCTGAAGCTCGACGGCGTCTGGGTGCAGGCCAAGGCCGGCGATCTGGTGCGGCTGCCGCGCGGCATCCCGCACGGTTATTTCAACAAATCCGACAAGCCGGCACGCGCCTTGTTCTGGGTCTCGCCAACGCAGAAGCTGGAGGCGCTGTTCAACCAGCTGCACAATCTGACCGACGTCGGCGAGATCGTCCGCATCTCCGCCGAGCATGAAGTGAATTTTCTGCCGCCCGAAGCCAACGAGTGA
- a CDS encoding maleylacetate reductase — protein MQGFTYQTAPMRVIFGAGTLSQLPGELARLGISRALVLATPNQAAQASHIAAMLGDRAAGIFAEAAMHTPLDVTDRAMAHVRELKVDGIVAIGGGSTTGLGKAIALRTDLPQIVVPTSYAGSEMTPILGETREGLKTTQSSPKILPETVIYDVDLTMTMPPQLAATSGLNAVAHAVEALYARDRNPIISLMAQEGIRNLARALPKIKSDARDIEARSEALYGAWLCGSCLGAVGMALHHKLCHTLGGTFNLPHAETHAVILPHAVAYNASAEPQAMAEIAQALGADDAAGGLFELAGKLGIQRSLGEIGMRMQDIDQAADLAVKNPYWNPRPIERDAIRELIARAWAGMAPVDDVKAQAGGVSA, from the coding sequence ATGCAGGGCTTCACCTACCAGACGGCTCCGATGCGGGTCATATTCGGAGCCGGCACGCTCAGCCAGCTGCCGGGCGAACTGGCGCGTCTCGGCATTTCGCGGGCGCTGGTGCTGGCCACGCCCAATCAGGCAGCGCAGGCCTCGCATATTGCCGCGATGCTCGGCGATCGCGCCGCCGGAATTTTCGCCGAGGCGGCGATGCATACGCCGTTGGACGTAACCGATCGCGCCATGGCGCACGTCCGCGAGCTGAAGGTCGATGGCATCGTTGCCATCGGCGGCGGCTCGACGACCGGGCTCGGCAAGGCGATTGCGCTGCGAACCGATCTGCCGCAGATCGTAGTGCCGACGAGCTATGCCGGCTCCGAGATGACGCCGATCCTCGGCGAGACCCGAGAGGGCCTGAAGACGACGCAGTCGAGCCCAAAGATCCTCCCCGAGACGGTGATCTACGATGTCGATCTGACCATGACGATGCCGCCGCAGCTGGCGGCGACCTCCGGGCTCAATGCCGTCGCGCATGCGGTGGAAGCGCTTTACGCGCGTGACCGCAACCCGATCATCTCGTTGATGGCGCAGGAAGGCATCAGGAATCTCGCCCGGGCACTGCCAAAAATCAAAAGCGACGCGCGCGATATCGAAGCCCGCTCTGAGGCGCTTTATGGCGCCTGGCTGTGCGGAAGCTGCCTCGGCGCGGTCGGGATGGCGCTTCACCACAAGCTCTGCCACACGCTCGGCGGAACCTTCAACCTGCCGCATGCCGAGACCCACGCGGTGATCCTGCCGCATGCGGTCGCCTATAACGCCTCGGCCGAGCCGCAGGCGATGGCCGAGATCGCGCAGGCGCTGGGTGCGGACGATGCGGCCGGCGGGCTGTTCGAACTCGCCGGCAAGCTCGGTATCCAGAGATCGCTCGGCGAAATTGGCATGCGGATGCAGGATATCGACCAGGCCGCCGATCTGGCGGTGAAGAATCCATACTGGAATCCGCGGCCGATCGAGCGCGATGCGATCCGTGAGTTGATCGCGCGGGCCTGGGCCGGCATGGCTCCGGTCGACGACGTCAAGGCGCAAGCTGGCGGCGTTTCCGCCTGA
- a CDS encoding SDR family NAD(P)-dependent oxidoreductase, whose translation MTEKPVAIVTGVGPATGSAIVRRFSAGGFRVVALARSVERINALAEALPDVHAIACDVSGESAVRAAVAEVRQRFGPPDVLVHNAVGGGWGNFQEIDPQMLRSNFEVNVMGLLYLAREVAADMVKRGKGTILVTGNTSSIRGKADFAGFAPTKAAQRILAESIARELGPAGVHVAYILIDAVIDTPGMRKRMSGKPDDFFIKPAAIADELFHLHGQDRSAWSFLTELRPFNEKW comes from the coding sequence ATGACCGAAAAACCTGTTGCGATCGTAACCGGGGTGGGACCGGCGACCGGGTCGGCCATCGTCAGGCGGTTTTCAGCCGGCGGATTTCGCGTCGTGGCGTTGGCCCGTTCAGTGGAACGGATCAATGCGCTTGCGGAGGCGCTTCCCGACGTTCACGCCATCGCATGCGACGTGTCGGGCGAGAGCGCGGTGCGGGCCGCTGTCGCCGAGGTGCGACAACGCTTCGGTCCGCCCGATGTCCTCGTCCACAATGCGGTCGGCGGTGGCTGGGGAAACTTTCAGGAGATCGATCCGCAGATGCTGCGAAGCAATTTCGAGGTCAATGTGATGGGGTTGCTGTATCTGGCGCGGGAAGTGGCGGCGGATATGGTCAAGCGCGGCAAGGGCACCATCCTGGTGACCGGCAACACATCGTCGATCCGCGGCAAGGCCGATTTCGCCGGCTTTGCGCCAACCAAAGCCGCGCAGCGCATTCTCGCCGAATCGATCGCCCGCGAACTCGGGCCGGCCGGCGTGCACGTCGCCTATATCCTGATCGATGCGGTGATCGACACGCCGGGGATGCGCAAACGGATGAGCGGCAAGCCCGACGATTTTTTCATCAAGCCTGCAGCGATCGCCGACGAACTGTTTCATCTCCACGGCCAGGACCGCTCAGCCTGGTCGTTCCTGACCGAGCTCCGTCCGTTCAATGAAAAGTGGTGA
- a CDS encoding response regulator transcription factor gives MIADRHPVVLHGLSHLLDAHRGFNVVACCGDGASCIEALRNLTPDIAILDASMSGVSWLEILAIVNSEGLSTRLVFFTASDEESELVLAAAADGYSIIPKDVTAEVLVQSLHQVVEGQLLLPLPSSVQAVSPEQNAIREKALTTLTERERQIMRLVSEGLSNKEIGRRLNITDGTIKVHLHHIFQKLEISNRTELATFAISRSDRAGPPEDRPPLPSWSD, from the coding sequence GTGATCGCAGACCGCCATCCCGTGGTTCTGCACGGTTTGAGCCACCTGCTCGACGCGCACCGGGGCTTCAATGTTGTTGCGTGTTGCGGCGATGGTGCGAGCTGCATCGAAGCGCTTCGGAATTTAACACCTGACATCGCCATTCTCGACGCCTCAATGTCCGGCGTGAGCTGGCTGGAAATTCTCGCCATCGTCAATTCCGAAGGTCTTTCCACGCGCCTGGTCTTTTTCACCGCATCTGATGAAGAGAGCGAACTGGTCCTGGCAGCGGCGGCCGACGGCTACAGCATCATTCCGAAGGACGTCACGGCCGAGGTTCTGGTGCAGTCCTTGCACCAGGTTGTCGAAGGCCAGCTGCTGTTGCCGCTGCCTTCATCCGTGCAGGCTGTGTCTCCGGAGCAAAATGCGATCAGGGAGAAGGCGCTCACAACGCTGACGGAGCGCGAGCGCCAGATCATGCGTTTGGTGTCCGAAGGGTTGTCGAACAAGGAAATTGGGCGACGGCTGAATATTACCGACGGCACCATCAAGGTGCATCTGCACCACATCTTTCAGAAGCTCGAAATCAGCAACCGGACAGAGCTCGCGACGTTCGCGATTTCACGCAGCGATCGCGCGGGTCCTCCTGAGGACAGGCCGCCTCTGCCGTCCTGGTCGGACTGA
- a CDS encoding LuxR C-terminal-related transcriptional regulator: MADHHRLDDLVSAFRAGANGYFVDVMTCDLFIKSVELVAMGETIFPPAFLSFALDPENDRVGKAVLRDENAQAMLFRTKDRIAPQLSPREQSILQCLIEGDSNKCIARKIDIAEATVKVHVKAILRKIRVQNRTQAAIWGMNNATLAKSQNGCALPSTVDMSPRLPKPIEVISEIKQIAAPDSLKVVNHVGVPRIDGLTRKGINRRAL; the protein is encoded by the coding sequence GTGGCCGATCACCATCGGCTGGACGACCTGGTTTCCGCATTTCGAGCAGGCGCGAACGGCTATTTCGTCGACGTCATGACGTGCGATTTGTTCATCAAGTCCGTTGAACTGGTGGCAATGGGCGAGACGATCTTTCCGCCGGCATTTTTGTCATTCGCTCTCGATCCCGAAAACGATCGCGTCGGCAAGGCGGTGCTGCGCGACGAAAACGCACAGGCGATGCTGTTCAGGACAAAGGACAGGATCGCGCCGCAGCTTTCCCCGCGGGAGCAATCAATTCTGCAATGCCTGATCGAAGGCGACTCCAACAAATGCATAGCCCGAAAGATCGATATCGCCGAGGCGACGGTGAAGGTTCACGTCAAGGCGATCCTGCGCAAGATCCGGGTCCAGAACCGGACCCAGGCGGCGATCTGGGGGATGAACAATGCGACCCTGGCAAAATCGCAAAACGGCTGCGCGCTGCCCTCAACCGTCGATATGAGCCCACGGCTTCCAAAGCCCATCGAGGTGATCTCCGAGATCAAGCAAATCGCGGCTCCGGATTCACTAAAGGTGGTTAATCACGTTGGGGTGCCTCGCATTGACGGCCTGACCCGCAAGGGCATCAACCGAAGAGCCCTCTGA
- a CDS encoding DsrE family protein gives MSRNSLHTQGNNMNRSFAVFTGVAAVGLTLMLSTQTSGSAQTGTLGKINANARMTAGAHRAQPHRLAIQVDVNDPATMNLALNNVSNTVQHYNEIGQKVEIEVVAFGPGLHMLREDTSPVKARIRSMSETMPELSFSACGNTRENMTRAEDKEIPLISQAKVTKSGVVRLMELQERGWSYLRP, from the coding sequence TTGAGTCGGAATTCCCTGCACACTCAAGGAAACAACATGAACAGATCATTCGCCGTATTCACCGGCGTGGCCGCTGTTGGGCTCACCTTGATGCTGAGCACTCAAACCAGCGGTTCTGCGCAAACCGGTACTCTCGGCAAAATCAATGCAAACGCCAGGATGACCGCCGGCGCTCACCGAGCGCAGCCGCATCGGCTCGCCATACAGGTTGACGTCAATGACCCCGCGACCATGAATCTCGCTCTCAATAATGTGAGCAATACCGTGCAGCACTACAACGAGATCGGCCAGAAGGTTGAAATCGAAGTGGTCGCCTTTGGCCCCGGACTGCATATGCTGCGCGAAGACACCTCTCCCGTCAAAGCGCGCATCAGGTCCATGAGCGAAACCATGCCCGAGCTCAGCTTCTCGGCATGCGGGAACACCCGCGAGAACATGACAAGAGCCGAGGACAAGGAGATCCCGCTCATCTCGCAGGCAAAGGTCACCAAATCCGGAGTGGTCCGGCTCATGGAGCTGCAGGAGCGAGGCTGGAGTTACCTGCGACCGTGA
- a CDS encoding HlyD family type I secretion periplasmic adaptor subunit, giving the protein MTSASRNIVPFPRAEVRRREQEIAFLPAALEITESPPSPIGRAIGASIIAVFCVALLWASFGSVDIVATATGKIVPGGRTKLIQPFETGVVRAIHVRDGQSVKAGDVLIELDPTMTDADQERQRSDMVAAELDVARLRAALAEDPLAAFRPPQSASAAEIEMHRQFLISQRAEQNAKLSEIERQQGQKEAERATTSASVAKLQATIPVLQERVDIRKSLLEKALVSKVTYLTEYQDLVGLQQDLVVQQSRLREADAAIALLKETRERTAAEYRRTTFDALAKAEQKVASAAQDVIKAERRTKLQHLTAPVDGVVQQLAVHTVGGVVTPAQALAVVVPSDSHLEIEAMLSNRDIGFVHPGQTTEIKVDTFNFTRYGLLHGDVLSVSTDAITRDRPQGGSNDRTPGAAQSSSEPKGQELEYAARISLDRTHMQVEDKRVNLGPGMAVTVEIKTGTRRIISYLLSPLARYKQESLRER; this is encoded by the coding sequence ATGACGTCCGCTAGCCGAAACATCGTTCCATTTCCGAGAGCCGAAGTTCGCCGTCGCGAGCAGGAAATTGCGTTCCTGCCGGCGGCGCTCGAAATCACTGAATCGCCGCCGTCGCCGATCGGGCGCGCGATCGGGGCGAGCATCATCGCGGTCTTCTGCGTTGCGCTGCTGTGGGCGTCATTCGGCAGCGTCGACATCGTCGCTACCGCGACGGGCAAGATCGTGCCGGGCGGACGCACCAAGCTGATCCAGCCATTCGAGACAGGCGTTGTCCGCGCCATCCACGTACGCGACGGACAGAGCGTCAAGGCCGGCGACGTCCTGATCGAGCTCGACCCGACGATGACGGATGCCGACCAGGAGCGCCAGAGGAGCGATATGGTTGCGGCCGAACTCGACGTCGCGCGGCTGCGCGCGGCGCTCGCTGAGGATCCGCTTGCCGCCTTCCGGCCGCCGCAGAGCGCGAGCGCTGCCGAAATCGAGATGCATCGTCAGTTCCTTATCAGCCAGCGGGCCGAGCAGAACGCCAAGCTCTCCGAGATCGAGCGCCAGCAAGGCCAGAAGGAGGCGGAACGGGCGACCACGTCGGCGAGCGTCGCGAAGCTGCAGGCGACGATACCGGTGCTGCAGGAGCGGGTCGACATTCGCAAGAGTCTCCTCGAAAAGGCACTGGTTTCGAAGGTCACCTATCTCACCGAGTATCAGGATCTGGTCGGCCTTCAGCAGGATCTCGTCGTGCAGCAGAGCCGGCTGCGCGAAGCCGATGCGGCCATCGCTTTGCTAAAGGAAACGAGGGAAAGGACCGCCGCGGAGTATCGGCGCACGACCTTTGACGCACTCGCGAAAGCCGAGCAGAAGGTTGCGAGTGCTGCACAGGACGTGATCAAGGCGGAGCGCCGCACGAAGCTCCAGCATTTGACCGCGCCGGTCGATGGCGTCGTGCAACAGCTCGCCGTTCATACGGTGGGAGGCGTGGTGACGCCTGCTCAGGCGCTCGCCGTGGTGGTTCCGAGCGACAGCCATCTCGAGATCGAGGCCATGCTCTCCAACCGCGATATCGGATTCGTCCATCCGGGACAGACGACGGAGATCAAGGTCGACACGTTCAACTTCACGCGCTACGGGCTCCTTCATGGAGACGTGCTCAGCGTGTCGACGGACGCCATTACGCGCGATCGGCCACAGGGCGGGTCGAATGACCGGACGCCGGGCGCAGCGCAGAGCAGCAGTGAGCCGAAAGGTCAGGAGCTGGAATATGCGGCGCGCATTTCACTCGACCGCACGCACATGCAGGTGGAGGACAAGCGCGTCAACCTCGGTCCCGGCATGGCGGTGACGGTCGAGATCAAGACCGGCACGCGCAGGATCATCAGCTACCTTCTCTCGCCGCTGGCGAGATACAAGCAGGAGTCGCTGCGAGAGCGATGA
- a CDS encoding type I secretion system permease/ATPase yields the protein MAIQNGNAHAADLGLRALALFLRLHGVIAEPDQLRDRCGGETIGIRAMLRCARELGLKVRSRTTHWKRLASIQLPGIASLRDGGFLLLGKVDDQAALVLYPTSSHPKLMTRAEFDAVWDGRLILAGSRSPVRPALQALVGMSGRVLQALSGISGHGLVRRGCDVLMRARDTVRARFADHRDSAAPAASIESEASPESGSGDESGLLALAILLRCHGIAADPDQIRHRVGAARVGVTEILRCAKDFALKARVQRTSWNRLSVTPLPGIAVLRDGGFLILGKVIDDNLLVQRPLSPRPEAMTQAELEAIWDGDIILMTRRAALTDLSRRFDIGWFLGAVRKYRGLLGEVLLASFFLQVFAVISPLFFQVVIDKVLVHRSMSTLDVLVTGLVALTVFEAILGTLRVYLFAHTTNRIDVELGARLFRHLMALPIAYFQTRRVGDSVARVRELENIRQFLTSSALTLVIDLLFTVVFLVVMFYYSTTLTLIVLASFPFYIGISAGAAPLFRRRLDEKFNRGSENQAFLVESVTGVETLKAMAVEPQMQIRWEEQLAGYVAASFRVLSLNNTASQAVQMINKLVVAATLYFGARLVIGGELSVGELVAFNMLAARVSMPVLRLAQMWQDFHQARLSIDRLGDILNTIPEPSFNPGRAALPPIRGQVTFEHATFRYRIDGPEVLHDVSFSVESGQIIGIVGSSGSGKSTIAKLIQRLYVPESGRVLVDGVDLAMVDLAWLRRQIGVVLQENVLFNRSIRENIALADPAMPMERVIAAASLAGAHDFILELPEAYDTIVGERGSSLSGGQRQRVAIARALITDPRILILDEATSALDYESERAIQQNMKRISAGRTVFVIAHRLSTVRHANRIITIEHGRIVEDGTHDELIRSNGRYANLHYLQAGIHDVR from the coding sequence ATGGCGATCCAGAATGGAAATGCCCACGCCGCAGATCTCGGGCTTCGAGCCCTGGCTCTGTTCCTGCGCCTTCATGGCGTGATCGCCGAGCCCGACCAGCTCCGCGATCGCTGCGGGGGCGAAACGATCGGCATCCGCGCGATGCTTCGCTGTGCCCGCGAACTCGGGCTCAAGGTCCGTTCGCGTACAACACATTGGAAGCGACTGGCGAGCATCCAGCTACCCGGAATCGCATCGCTGCGTGATGGCGGATTTCTGCTTCTCGGAAAGGTCGACGATCAGGCGGCGCTTGTGCTTTATCCCACCTCGTCGCATCCGAAGCTGATGACGCGCGCGGAATTCGATGCGGTCTGGGATGGCCGTTTGATCCTGGCCGGATCACGGAGCCCCGTACGGCCGGCGCTTCAGGCACTTGTCGGCATGAGCGGACGGGTGCTTCAGGCACTTTCCGGCATCAGCGGACATGGCCTGGTGCGGCGCGGCTGCGATGTCTTGATGCGTGCCAGGGATACCGTGCGTGCGCGTTTTGCCGATCACCGCGATAGTGCCGCCCCGGCGGCGAGCATCGAATCCGAGGCGAGCCCCGAATCTGGCAGCGGCGATGAATCCGGGCTTCTGGCCCTGGCGATCTTGCTGCGTTGCCACGGCATCGCGGCGGACCCGGACCAGATCAGGCACCGGGTGGGTGCGGCGCGAGTAGGCGTTACCGAAATCCTGCGCTGTGCCAAGGATTTCGCGCTCAAGGCTCGGGTACAGAGGACGAGCTGGAACCGGCTTTCGGTCACTCCGCTGCCGGGGATCGCCGTGCTGCGGGACGGCGGATTTCTGATCCTCGGCAAGGTCATCGACGACAATCTCCTTGTCCAGCGCCCATTGTCTCCCCGACCCGAAGCAATGACGCAGGCCGAACTCGAGGCCATCTGGGACGGCGACATCATCCTGATGACCCGGCGCGCGGCGCTGACGGATCTCTCACGGCGGTTCGACATCGGCTGGTTCCTTGGCGCAGTCCGCAAATACCGCGGTCTTCTGGGCGAGGTGCTGCTGGCGTCGTTCTTCCTTCAGGTCTTTGCCGTCATCTCGCCGCTGTTCTTCCAGGTGGTCATCGACAAGGTGCTCGTGCATCGAAGCATGAGCACGCTCGACGTTCTGGTCACGGGCCTTGTCGCGCTGACCGTCTTCGAGGCCATTCTCGGCACGCTGCGGGTCTATCTGTTCGCGCACACGACGAACCGCATCGACGTTGAGCTCGGTGCCCGGCTGTTTCGTCACCTGATGGCATTGCCGATCGCATATTTCCAGACCCGTCGCGTCGGCGATTCGGTCGCACGTGTCCGCGAGCTGGAAAATATCCGCCAGTTTCTGACGAGCTCGGCGCTTACGCTCGTGATCGATCTCCTGTTCACCGTCGTATTCCTTGTGGTGATGTTCTATTATTCGACGACGTTGACGTTGATCGTTCTGGCGTCATTCCCATTCTATATCGGCATCTCTGCGGGAGCTGCGCCGCTGTTTCGCCGGCGCCTCGACGAGAAGTTCAATCGCGGCTCCGAGAATCAGGCCTTCCTGGTTGAGAGCGTCACCGGCGTCGAGACACTGAAGGCCATGGCGGTCGAGCCGCAAATGCAGATCCGCTGGGAGGAGCAGCTCGCGGGCTATGTGGCGGCAAGTTTCCGTGTGCTCAGCCTGAACAATACGGCGAGCCAAGCGGTCCAGATGATCAACAAGCTGGTCGTCGCCGCGACCCTTTACTTCGGCGCCAGGCTCGTGATCGGCGGCGAACTGAGCGTCGGCGAGCTCGTCGCGTTCAACATGCTGGCCGCGCGCGTGAGCATGCCGGTGCTGCGGCTCGCGCAGATGTGGCAGGATTTCCATCAGGCCCGTCTGTCGATCGATCGTCTTGGCGACATCCTCAACACCATTCCCGAACCAAGCTTCAATCCCGGCCGCGCCGCGCTGCCGCCGATCCGCGGGCAGGTCACATTCGAGCATGCGACTTTCCGCTACCGCATCGATGGTCCGGAGGTGCTGCACGACGTATCGTTCAGCGTCGAGTCGGGTCAGATCATCGGCATCGTGGGCTCCTCGGGTTCGGGCAAGAGTACCATCGCCAAATTGATACAGCGTCTCTACGTGCCGGAGAGCGGACGCGTGCTGGTCGACGGCGTCGACCTGGCGATGGTCGACCTCGCCTGGCTTCGGCGCCAGATCGGCGTCGTCTTGCAGGAAAACGTGCTCTTCAACCGCTCCATTCGTGAGAACATCGCGCTCGCCGATCCGGCGATGCCCATGGAGCGTGTCATCGCGGCGGCATCGCTCGCCGGTGCTCACGATTTCATCCTGGAGCTGCCTGAGGCCTATGACACGATCGTGGGCGAACGCGGCAGCAGTCTTTCCGGCGGGCAGCGCCAGCGAGTCGCGATCGCCCGCGCGCTCATTACCGATCCGCGCATCCTCATCCTCGACGAGGCGACCAGCGCACTGGACTACGAAAGCGAGCGCGCCATCCAGCAAAACATGAAACGAATTTCCGCCGGCCGGACCGTCTTCGTCATCGCACACCGGCTCTCGACCGTGCGCCACGCGAACCGGATCATCACGATCGAGCATGGCCGCATCGTCGAGGACGGTACCCACGATGAGCTGATCCGCTCGAACGGGCGTTACGCAAACCTTCACTATCTGCAGGCTGGCATCCATGACGTCCGCTAG
- a CDS encoding class I SAM-dependent methyltransferase: MEVMSREIRSIKDPGKVLEILEAGCGQKWDLDIGDGGYVLTGIDLDPEALRVRRDETKDLHEAIVGDLRTADFGQRTFDVIFNSFVLEHVPGAQQVLERFNRWVKPGGLIIIMIPDPYSAYGFTSRMTPHWIHVLFYRLILGQKNAGKPGNAPYPVTYDKVVSREGIRAFCGENALVLAAEYGMSGGLSNNSLKQKLMEAYKKTLQVLSFGRLSSDYNDIIFIIRKPALPARADLQVSTALPA; this comes from the coding sequence ATGGAGGTGATGTCCCGCGAGATTCGCTCGATCAAGGATCCTGGCAAGGTTCTTGAGATCCTCGAAGCTGGTTGCGGCCAGAAGTGGGATCTCGACATCGGCGATGGCGGCTATGTGCTGACCGGCATCGACCTCGACCCCGAAGCCCTTCGCGTCCGGCGCGACGAAACGAAGGACCTCCACGAAGCCATCGTCGGGGACCTGCGCACGGCCGATTTCGGTCAGCGGACCTTCGACGTCATCTTCAACTCCTTCGTCCTGGAGCACGTGCCGGGGGCGCAGCAGGTCCTGGAGAGGTTCAACAGATGGGTGAAGCCGGGCGGGCTGATCATCATCATGATCCCCGACCCCTATTCGGCGTACGGCTTCACCTCCAGGATGACGCCGCACTGGATTCACGTGCTCTTCTATCGTCTGATCCTCGGACAGAAGAACGCCGGCAAGCCAGGCAACGCCCCCTACCCCGTCACCTACGACAAGGTGGTGTCGCGCGAAGGCATTCGGGCGTTCTGTGGAGAGAACGCACTGGTCCTGGCCGCCGAATATGGGATGTCTGGCGGCCTGAGCAACAACAGCCTTAAGCAGAAGCTGATGGAAGCCTACAAGAAGACGCTTCAGGTCCTGTCCTTCGGCCGCCTGAGCTCCGATTACAACGACATCATCTTTATCATCCGCAAACCGGCTCTCCCCGCGCGGGCGGACCTGCAGGTTAGCACCGCCCTTCCGGCCTGA